The Vigna radiata var. radiata cultivar VC1973A unplaced genomic scaffold, Vradiata_ver6 scaffold_214, whole genome shotgun sequence DNA window tcatGACCCCTACACGATTTGTCTATGGcctgtaatatattttatccttCTTATTCTTCATAGGGTTTATAAAACATGATTGTCTTATATCAATATATGTAATGTTGCTCACGAAAAGAAATACTTAATCAacaattaatcatatttttttagattacaTATTCTATAAGAATGcaaataattatattcttaCAAGACTCAACATATCTTGTAAAGATATTTTCTATTCAAGACTTTTCCACATGCTTATGCTATCAAGAGAGGATGCTTACAAAAGATTCTTCAACGACCAAAATAGCACTTAATAGAGTTTAGATCTGGATTaaatgcaaaaatgaaaattaaattaatggacCTCACTTGAATGAAAACTACTTGTGTAAGTGACACATatgctaaaatataaaataaaaataaaataattttgaattaacaccaatgttagcaattaataaattttaaagtagaaaaaatcaattaaagtgAGCTAGGTCGATGTTAAAaagttattcttttaattaaaaataaaaaataacttgaGTTAGGCTAATGTTACTCTTTTGAATAATCCAAATcactattgatttttttttcttcaaaaactaaacaaaagtTTTGACTAGGTCAATGATatcattgatatattttttaacaagtgAGTGTTGACTATACCAATATTATCtctaatataaattgaaatcaCAGAAAATTAATAGGAGatgaataatgttttaaaactttttaaaaaaatagtgtgaTAGATTCTCAAAAATAGATTATTTAAATAGGATGAGTTTTATGAAGGACGTATAAAGAAAACCGTTCTAAGAAGGAAagtaataaaacataaattttatattacttcttTCAACCTGAGTTCTTTTAATCTGAGTTATGTCTAGTTCTCTCTTAAAAACTCTTAAAGAGTTCCATTAATCTTTAAGAACGCTATCTGTTTAGACGTTTAAATGTTGTTTATAAAGCATTATTTGTAACACATATCGTCTATTCGatcattcttaaaaaaaaaaaacacttccTTTCAACAGACGATGTTTGTAAAGTTTTGTCTATCAAACAATATAGTCTTAAAAACATTATTGTAAACTTGTTTTGGTCTAGAAAAGATGTTccagaatattttttttcttagaatagtttgtctttaaaataatatttttcatttcaaagaaTATttcgtttaatattttttattaaatttcaaaacttaaattaCTAAACTGTCTAATCACTAaacaatcttgtcttaacataaatttaaaaaattaaatacatattgtCAACTAAATTAACACtagaattaatattattttaatacaaaaattgtgTTAATCTCATTCACGTTAATAGAGTTGGTCTCTCAAACCGATAAAAGATGTGTCATAACTTCTTCAATGTTAGTGTAAactagtgaattttttttagggtCATTggtataagtttttttattaatactagaaattattatttaatgattatttacattaatatatatatatatatatatatatatatatatatatatatatatatatatatatatatatatatattcttaaactCTTGTTTTCAGAACTAGTATAGTGAAATACTAATTTCTTAACTACTAAAGCAAGGAGATTTAATTCAGAAAcagttaatataaaaaacttttgaaaataaaattcatgtcTAATTCTATATTAGTTTCTATagtaagatttatatttatttacataatttacCCATGATTTAGAGTGAGATTttcccagaaaaaaaaaatcatttaaaaagttcaaaaatctAATCATCAAACCTAACAAACAAGACTTAAGGTGTAATCAATAAAGTAAAACATgttatgtaatataaaaattttattaatttgatgaTTGTAAAAAGGAATAAACACAAGCTAGCCATCAAAATGCAAACTATTCCCATTAACTAATAGAACCGATTCTGCAGATGATAGCATAGTACCATGTCTGGAATAATTGAAATCAGACTCATACTCACATAACAGGTGGTAATCTGATGAGTGTAACTGCTTGTGAACAACATGATCATCATCTGGAATCACTTCCAGAGGCTCCTGTTTTGCTGATTGAAAAACTGAGGATGAATGTAATTGGTATTGTTCCTTGGATTGGAAAGGGCTACTGAAGCTAAAAAACATGGGAGACTCAGAAGAAGAAGCTGTTTCAAACATTATCTCTGTACTTAAAGAACCTTTGCAATTGTGTTGGCCATAATATGTTGTCCTGTACAATGGTGGTTCCTCTTGAATTCTCTGAACCTGTTTGATTGCTGGACAACCCTCATCATATTTGTGAGTGCATCTATAGTAGTTCCTGCATATGGAAATATccatttgaattgtttgaatCACATTCAATACACCATTGtaaggaaaaaagaaattgactAAGAAAAAGGGATATATGGTTGGTTGGTtataatttgaatgaaatagaaaaaatacaTACCTTAGGTATTTTGCATTCATTGTTATCTTTTGTCCATACTTTCTCCACTCATAGCCATCTTCCATAAGAATTGAGTTGTTTGTCTCCCATGTTGGTACACTTGATCTAATGAagatgaaaaattcaaaattatacaaCTTATTCACTTGTTTTTGCTCAACTAACTGGTTAAAC harbors:
- the LOC106778124 gene encoding probable WRKY transcription factor 70, yielding MENLPSNGRKAIEEELIKGRDIANQLLEVLVLKSNTRHHADLEGSMLPFAEDLVRKVLCSFTNTLLLLNTDHCYSSNHAVIPILTKDAHFQNPDHIKDEPCKSFFHPRKRRGCYKRKSSVPTWETNNSILMEDGYEWRKYGQKITMNAKYLRNYYRCTHKYDEGCPAIKQVQRIQEEPPLYRTTYYGQHNCKGSLSTEIMFETASSSESPMFFSFSSPFQSKEQYQLHSSSVFQSAKQEPLEVIPDDDHVVHKQLHSSDYHLLCEYESDFNYSRHGTMLSSAESVLLVNGNSLHFDG